Proteins encoded in a region of the Ursus arctos isolate Adak ecotype North America unplaced genomic scaffold, UrsArc2.0 scaffold_2, whole genome shotgun sequence genome:
- the LAT gene encoding linker for activation of T-cells family member 1 isoform X2 — protein MAVEPVAVGWPMEVIVLIPYVLGLLLLPLLAVALCVRCREMPGSYDTGASDSLTPSIMLKRPPTVVPWPSATSYAPVTSYPPLSQPDLLPIPRSPQPHRMPSSRQDSDGANSVASYENEEPACEDDDEDEEDYHNEGYLEVLPDSTPATSTAVAPAPVPSNPGLRDSAFSMESGEDYVNVAESEESADVSLDGSREYVNVSQELPPMARTEAAILNSQKVEDEDDEEEEGAPDYENLQGLH, from the exons ATGGCTGTGGAGCCTGTGGCTGTTGGCTGGCCT ATGGAGGTCATTGTCCTGATCCCCTATGTGCTGGgcctcctgctgctccctctgcttgctgtgGCGCTGTGCGTGCGCTGCCGGGAGATGCCAG GCTCTTATGACACTGGTGCCTCTGATAG CTTGACCCCAAGCATCATGCTCAAACGGCCTC CCACGGTCGTGCCCTGGCCGTCAGCCACCTCCTACGCACCTGTTACCTCCTACCCCCCCCTGAGCCAGCCGGACCTGCTCCCTATCCC GAGGTCCCCACAGCCCCACCGCATGCCATCTTCCCGGCAGGACTCAGATGGGG CCAACAGTGTGGCGAGCTACGAGAACGAGG AGCCCGCCTGTGAGGACGACGACGAGGACGAGGAGGATTATCACAACGAGGGCTACTT GGAGGTGCTTCCTGACAGCACGCCGGCCACCAGCACTGCTGTCGCACCGGCTCCCGTGCCCAGCAACCCCGGCCTCCGAGACAGCGCCTTCTCCA TGGAGTCGGGGGAGGATTACGTGAACGTCGCTGAGAGCGAGGAGAGTGCCGACGTGTCTCTGG ATGGGAGCCGGGAGTATGTGAACGTGTCCCAGGAGCTGCCGCCCATGGCTAGGACCGAGGCTG ccatcCTGAACTCCCAGAAGGTGGAGGATGAGGACGacgaagaggaagagggagctcCAGATTATGAGAATCTGCAGGGGCTTCACTGA
- the LAT gene encoding linker for activation of T-cells family member 1 isoform X1, protein MAVEPVAVGWPMEVIVLIPYVLGLLLLPLLAVALCVRCREMPGSYDTGASDSLTPSIMLKRPPTVVPWPSATSYAPVTSYPPLSQPDLLPIPRSPQPHRMPSSRQDSDGANSVASYENEGTSGAPGALVAGRLGPGPGPADRCVATPEPACEDDDEDEEDYHNEGYLEVLPDSTPATSTAVAPAPVPSNPGLRDSAFSMESGEDYVNVAESEESADVSLDGSREYVNVSQELPPMARTEAAILNSQKVEDEDDEEEEGAPDYENLQGLH, encoded by the exons ATGGCTGTGGAGCCTGTGGCTGTTGGCTGGCCT ATGGAGGTCATTGTCCTGATCCCCTATGTGCTGGgcctcctgctgctccctctgcttgctgtgGCGCTGTGCGTGCGCTGCCGGGAGATGCCAG GCTCTTATGACACTGGTGCCTCTGATAG CTTGACCCCAAGCATCATGCTCAAACGGCCTC CCACGGTCGTGCCCTGGCCGTCAGCCACCTCCTACGCACCTGTTACCTCCTACCCCCCCCTGAGCCAGCCGGACCTGCTCCCTATCCC GAGGTCCCCACAGCCCCACCGCATGCCATCTTCCCGGCAGGACTCAGATGGGG CCAACAGTGTGGCGAGCTACGAGAACGAGGGTACGTCTGGGGCCCCAGGTGCCCTGGTGGCAGGGAGGCTAGGGCCTGGCCCGGGCCCTGCTGATCGCTGTGTCGCCACCCCAGAGCCCGCCTGTGAGGACGACGACGAGGACGAGGAGGATTATCACAACGAGGGCTACTT GGAGGTGCTTCCTGACAGCACGCCGGCCACCAGCACTGCTGTCGCACCGGCTCCCGTGCCCAGCAACCCCGGCCTCCGAGACAGCGCCTTCTCCA TGGAGTCGGGGGAGGATTACGTGAACGTCGCTGAGAGCGAGGAGAGTGCCGACGTGTCTCTGG ATGGGAGCCGGGAGTATGTGAACGTGTCCCAGGAGCTGCCGCCCATGGCTAGGACCGAGGCTG ccatcCTGAACTCCCAGAAGGTGGAGGATGAGGACGacgaagaggaagagggagctcCAGATTATGAGAATCTGCAGGGGCTTCACTGA